The following are encoded in a window of Dehalobacter sp. 12DCB1 genomic DNA:
- the nifJ gene encoding pyruvate:ferredoxin (flavodoxin) oxidoreductase, protein MPMKTATMDGNEAAALASYALTEVAAIFPITPSSPMAEGIDEWSAHGKKNIFGQPVKVVEMESEAGAAGAVHGSLASGALTTTYTASQGLLLMIPNMYKLAGELLPAVFHVSARALATHALSIFGDHQDVMACRQTGFALLASTNVQEAQDLGYVAHLSAIQSRIPFLHFFDGFRTSHEYQKISLIEQEAIQKIVDDQALQDFRDHSLCPEHPVVKGSTQNPDVYFQFREVSNPFYEKVPDIVEGYLREIEKISGRVYHPFNYYGAPDAENIIVAMGSVCDTVEETIDVLQKRGEKVGMVIVHLYRPFSAKYFFAVLPASVKKIAVLDRTKEPGALGEPLYLDILELFRHTSDGTPEPIVHQPVIVGGRYGLGSKDTTPSQILAVYQNLKQDKPKNHFTIGIVDDVSDTSLPEGEWLDTTPEGTINCKFWGLGSDGTVGANKSAVKIIGDNTDLYAQAYFSYDSKKSGGTTVSHLRFGTKPIKSRYLVFSADYIACHNQSFIYHYDLLKGIKKNGTFVLNCPWQSVDELEEHLPADLKKTIFQNNIHFYVIDAIDIASQIGLGGRINMVMQAAFFKLANVISIEDAVRYLKSSIEKTYARKGQKIVDMNKAAVDQGINRLIRIEAPASWENAQDEKTERKEEPEFIKKIHRPIARSEGDELPVSTFLGMEDGTTPLGTTAYEKRGIAVQIPEWQIDKCIQCNQCSYICPHATVRPFLLDDQEKDRAPETFKTKEATGRGLEGLHYRIQIAPLDCTGCMNCADICPAPGKALIMKPAEHEIEMEAENWEYALSIRPKEDRIDRYILKGSQFIRPLLEFNGACPGCGETPYIKLLTQLFGERMMIANATGCSSIWGGSYPSIPYTTNAEGRGPAWANSLFENNAEYGYGMYLGALQIRERIFALMQEALTMELSEEIKTVFREWLDTYQDGERSLTASAKVLQALNSNAAPSHPLIREILKRKDYLVKRSVWAIGGDGWAYDIGYNGVDHVLASGDDVNLFVMDTEVYSNTGGQSSKATPTAAIAKFAAAGKKIRKKDLGMMAMSYGYVYVAQIAMGANMIQTIKAITEAERYRGPSLVIAYSTCFNHGLKNGMGMSLAQQKKAVEAGYWHLYRYNPDLKQQGKNPFILDSKEPKGNFKEFLESEIRYASLKNVFPEIAEDMFHLAERHAAERYESYRKMATSQS, encoded by the coding sequence ATGCCAATGAAAACGGCCACGATGGATGGCAATGAAGCTGCAGCACTGGCGTCCTATGCCCTGACTGAAGTTGCCGCCATCTTTCCGATCACTCCGTCATCTCCAATGGCCGAAGGTATTGATGAATGGTCGGCGCACGGCAAAAAGAATATTTTCGGTCAGCCTGTAAAAGTCGTGGAAATGGAATCTGAGGCTGGTGCTGCGGGAGCCGTTCACGGATCACTCGCTTCAGGAGCGCTGACGACTACATACACCGCTTCTCAGGGTCTGCTGCTGATGATTCCGAATATGTACAAGCTTGCCGGGGAACTGCTGCCAGCTGTATTTCATGTCAGTGCCAGAGCACTGGCAACTCATGCGCTGTCCATTTTCGGCGACCATCAGGATGTCATGGCCTGCAGGCAGACAGGTTTTGCGCTTTTGGCATCAACCAATGTCCAGGAAGCACAGGATTTGGGATATGTCGCTCATCTGAGCGCCATCCAATCCAGAATTCCGTTTCTTCATTTCTTTGACGGATTTCGTACGTCGCACGAGTATCAAAAAATCAGCTTAATTGAACAGGAAGCGATCCAAAAAATTGTAGACGATCAGGCGCTTCAGGATTTCAGGGATCATTCCTTATGTCCTGAACACCCCGTTGTAAAAGGATCAACGCAGAATCCGGATGTCTACTTTCAGTTCAGGGAGGTTTCCAATCCGTTTTATGAGAAGGTCCCGGATATTGTAGAAGGCTATCTGCGGGAAATAGAAAAAATTTCGGGGCGGGTCTATCACCCTTTTAATTATTATGGAGCACCGGATGCCGAAAATATCATTGTGGCGATGGGATCAGTCTGTGACACGGTTGAAGAGACGATTGACGTTCTGCAGAAGAGAGGGGAGAAGGTCGGGATGGTGATCGTTCATCTTTACCGGCCATTCTCGGCAAAATATTTCTTTGCTGTACTCCCGGCTTCCGTCAAAAAAATCGCGGTTTTGGACCGTACCAAGGAGCCGGGAGCTTTAGGCGAACCGCTCTACCTCGATATTCTGGAATTATTCAGGCACACCTCGGATGGGACTCCGGAGCCAATAGTCCATCAGCCGGTTATCGTGGGGGGGAGGTACGGGCTAGGATCCAAAGATACAACGCCTTCTCAGATCCTGGCGGTATACCAGAATCTGAAGCAGGACAAACCAAAGAATCATTTTACCATCGGGATTGTAGATGATGTTTCCGATACTTCCTTACCGGAGGGTGAATGGCTGGATACAACCCCGGAAGGGACCATCAACTGCAAGTTCTGGGGGCTTGGTTCCGATGGGACTGTCGGAGCAAACAAATCGGCGGTAAAGATTATAGGCGACAATACCGACCTTTATGCCCAGGCCTATTTCTCATATGACAGCAAGAAATCGGGAGGGACAACAGTTTCCCACCTCAGGTTCGGCACAAAACCGATTAAATCGCGCTATTTAGTCTTCAGTGCAGACTACATTGCCTGTCACAATCAATCGTTTATTTATCATTATGATCTCCTGAAAGGAATCAAAAAAAACGGTACCTTCGTTCTGAACTGCCCATGGCAGAGTGTGGATGAACTGGAAGAGCATCTTCCAGCGGACCTGAAGAAAACGATCTTTCAAAATAACATCCATTTTTATGTGATCGATGCAATTGATATTGCTTCCCAGATTGGGCTGGGCGGCCGGATCAACATGGTGATGCAGGCAGCATTCTTTAAGCTTGCGAACGTCATATCGATTGAAGATGCTGTCCGGTACTTGAAAAGCTCGATAGAAAAAACCTACGCCCGGAAAGGGCAGAAGATCGTCGATATGAATAAGGCTGCCGTCGACCAAGGTATCAACCGGCTTATCCGAATAGAAGCGCCTGCTTCCTGGGAAAACGCTCAGGACGAAAAAACGGAACGAAAAGAAGAGCCGGAGTTTATCAAGAAAATTCACCGGCCCATTGCACGTTCTGAAGGAGATGAGCTTCCTGTCAGCACCTTTCTGGGGATGGAAGACGGGACCACGCCTTTGGGGACAACAGCCTATGAAAAGCGCGGTATCGCAGTCCAGATCCCGGAATGGCAGATTGACAAATGCATACAGTGTAATCAGTGCTCCTATATTTGTCCGCATGCAACTGTCCGGCCCTTTTTATTGGATGATCAGGAAAAGGACCGGGCACCGGAGACATTTAAAACGAAAGAAGCTACCGGAAGAGGACTGGAGGGCCTGCATTACCGTATACAGATTGCGCCTCTGGACTGTACGGGCTGTATGAACTGTGCCGACATTTGTCCTGCTCCGGGAAAAGCATTAATCATGAAACCGGCCGAGCACGAAATCGAAATGGAAGCGGAAAACTGGGAATATGCATTGTCCATCCGGCCCAAGGAAGACCGGATCGACCGCTATATCTTGAAGGGAAGCCAGTTTATCCGTCCGCTCCTGGAGTTTAACGGCGCTTGTCCGGGCTGTGGGGAAACGCCGTACATCAAACTGCTGACCCAGCTCTTTGGGGAACGAATGATGATTGCCAATGCGACAGGCTGTTCCTCGATTTGGGGAGGAAGTTACCCTTCCATTCCGTATACGACCAATGCCGAGGGCAGAGGGCCAGCTTGGGCCAATTCACTTTTTGAAAATAACGCGGAGTACGGATACGGCATGTACCTTGGCGCTTTGCAGATCAGAGAGAGAATTTTCGCCCTGATGCAGGAAGCCTTAACGATGGAACTTTCCGAAGAAATTAAGACCGTTTTTAGAGAATGGCTCGATACGTACCAGGACGGGGAAAGGTCGCTGACCGCTTCCGCCAAAGTGCTTCAGGCATTGAACAGCAATGCTGCACCGAGTCATCCGCTTATCCGTGAAATATTGAAGAGAAAGGACTATCTCGTCAAACGCTCGGTTTGGGCAATCGGCGGAGACGGCTGGGCGTATGATATCGGCTATAACGGTGTCGATCATGTCCTGGCCAGCGGGGACGATGTCAACCTGTTTGTGATGGATACGGAGGTCTATTCCAATACAGGCGGGCAGTCCTCCAAAGCGACCCCGACGGCCGCGATTGCTAAGTTTGCTGCCGCAGGCAAAAAGATCCGGAAAAAGGATCTTGGCATGATGGCGATGTCCTATGGTTATGTTTACGTCGCTCAGATTGCGATGGGCGCGAATATGATTCAGACAATCAAAGCGATTACAGAGGCTGAAAGATATCGAGGTCCGTCCCTGGTTATTGCCTATTCCACTTGCTTCAATCATGGCCTTAAAAACGGAATGGGGATGAGCCTGGCTCAGCAAAAAAAAGCGGTCGAAGCAGGATACTGGCATCTTTACAGGTACAATCCGGATCTTAAGCAGCAGGGTAAAAACCCGTTTATCCTCGATTCCAAAGAACCTAAAGGGAACTTTAAAGAATTTTTGGAAAGCGAGATCCGTTATGCTTCTTTGAAAAATGTTTTCCCCGAGATTGCAGAAGATATGTTTCACTTAGCGGAACGACATGCGGCTGAACGTTATGAGAGCTACCGGAAGATGGCAACATCCCAATCCTAA
- a CDS encoding DUF3787 domain-containing protein: protein MVNNKKKETFMANPVEKHTTAAWNSRFETKKPVSNVGIPGELEVHDAKEYVDSNEK, encoded by the coding sequence GTGGTCAATAATAAAAAGAAGGAAACTTTTATGGCGAACCCTGTTGAGAAACATACCACCGCCGCCTGGAACAGCCGCTTTGAAACAAAGAAGCCTGTATCAAACGTAGGCATTCCTGGAGAGCTTGAAGTCCATGATGCCAAAGAATATGTGGATTCCAATGAAAAATAA
- a CDS encoding vitamin B12-dependent ribonucleotide reductase: protein MRNNTEVWKKWPKANLSPNARVVLERRYLKQENDQKCETPEAMFYRVASVIAGAEEKYGKNPQEIQDLTKEFYTVMANLEFMPNSPTLMNAGRDLGQLSACFVLPVGDSMEDIFDALKHAAIIHKSGGGTGFNFSRLRQKNSMVRSTGGVASGPVSFMKVFNAATEAVKQGGTRRGANMGILRIDHPDILEFISCKEDNRDINNFNISVAVTESFMKAVENNTEYDLIDPHSGKPAGKLPAKQVFTKIVDHAWRNGEPGMIFIDQMNRDNPTPHVGVIEATNPCGEQPLLPNEACNLGSINLKLMTAEKDGKTVIDWERLGYVTRLATRFLDDVIDVNQYPLPVIEEMVKGNRKIGLGVMGFADLLILLQTSYISEEGTAFAEKIMEFIRTESRIESQRLAKERGTFPNYQGSIYDGKIELRNATLTTVAPTGTISMICGSSSGVEPLFAVAYTKTVMDGTALIEVNPLFEDYAHKYGFYSKDLMAKIAERGNVSGLPEVPEWVQKVFVTAQEISPEWHIRIQAAFQKYTDNAVSKTINFANSATCKDVAEAFRLAFELGCKGITVYRDGSREQQVLSAGTKETTNPAADSKTTAEPGTTAKPETTAESELTVSAPVPTIKPRPRPPVTVGVTEKIKIGCGNLYVSVNADETSICEVFTNTGRAGGCSSQSEATSRLISIAMRSGISVDAIIEQIRGIRCPACIRREGVNVTSCPDAISRVIKKYKDIGVNGNSAIINRNKTEEPILSDDLKKTEKAVIKKAQATVAIDNACPECGMPVNHESGCMVCIHCGYSKCG from the coding sequence TTGCGTAACAATACGGAAGTCTGGAAAAAGTGGCCCAAAGCCAATCTTTCGCCGAATGCCAGAGTTGTCCTGGAACGGAGATATTTGAAGCAGGAAAATGACCAAAAATGTGAGACGCCGGAAGCCATGTTTTACCGGGTTGCTTCGGTCATTGCCGGCGCTGAAGAAAAGTATGGTAAGAATCCGCAGGAAATTCAGGATTTGACCAAAGAATTTTACACCGTCATGGCTAATTTGGAGTTTATGCCGAATTCACCAACACTGATGAACGCCGGGCGTGACCTTGGACAGTTAAGTGCTTGCTTTGTTTTGCCGGTCGGGGACAGTATGGAGGATATATTTGATGCACTGAAACATGCAGCAATCATCCATAAGTCAGGTGGCGGAACAGGCTTTAACTTTTCCCGGCTGCGCCAGAAGAACAGCATGGTGCGTTCCACCGGCGGGGTTGCTTCCGGTCCTGTTTCGTTTATGAAAGTTTTTAATGCCGCTACGGAGGCTGTCAAGCAAGGAGGAACAAGACGCGGTGCCAACATGGGCATTCTTCGGATCGACCACCCGGATATACTAGAATTTATCAGCTGCAAAGAAGATAACCGGGATATCAACAATTTCAATATTTCGGTTGCTGTAACGGAATCATTTATGAAAGCTGTGGAAAATAACACCGAATATGATCTGATTGATCCCCATTCGGGTAAGCCGGCAGGCAAGCTCCCTGCCAAACAAGTTTTCACTAAAATTGTGGACCATGCTTGGCGGAACGGCGAGCCGGGCATGATCTTTATTGACCAAATGAACCGAGATAATCCGACGCCGCATGTCGGTGTGATTGAGGCTACCAACCCCTGTGGCGAACAACCCTTACTCCCCAATGAAGCGTGCAATCTTGGCTCCATTAATTTAAAACTAATGACGGCGGAAAAGGACGGAAAGACCGTCATTGACTGGGAGCGTTTGGGTTACGTCACAAGACTCGCAACCCGTTTTCTCGATGATGTGATTGATGTTAACCAATATCCTCTTCCTGTGATCGAAGAAATGGTCAAAGGAAATCGTAAAATTGGCCTGGGTGTAATGGGTTTTGCAGATTTGCTGATTCTTCTGCAGACATCCTATATTTCCGAAGAAGGCACAGCCTTCGCCGAAAAGATTATGGAATTCATCCGTACCGAATCCCGTATAGAGTCCCAGCGACTGGCCAAGGAACGCGGTACCTTTCCTAATTATCAGGGTTCCATTTATGACGGCAAGATTGAATTACGCAATGCTACACTGACTACGGTTGCCCCGACAGGGACGATATCGATGATCTGCGGTTCTTCCAGCGGCGTAGAGCCACTTTTTGCTGTGGCCTATACCAAAACGGTCATGGACGGTACGGCTCTTATTGAAGTCAATCCGCTTTTTGAAGATTATGCGCATAAGTATGGTTTTTACTCAAAGGATCTTATGGCCAAAATTGCCGAACGCGGTAACGTCTCCGGTTTGCCGGAAGTCCCGGAATGGGTACAGAAGGTCTTTGTTACTGCACAGGAGATCTCTCCTGAATGGCATATCCGGATTCAGGCTGCTTTTCAAAAATATACGGATAATGCGGTTTCCAAAACCATTAACTTTGCGAACTCAGCTACCTGCAAAGATGTTGCAGAAGCGTTTCGCCTGGCCTTTGAGCTTGGCTGCAAAGGTATTACGGTCTATCGGGACGGCAGCCGTGAGCAGCAGGTTCTTTCTGCCGGAACGAAAGAAACTACCAATCCGGCGGCTGATTCCAAAACAACGGCTGAACCCGGGACAACTGCAAAACCCGAGACCACCGCTGAATCTGAATTAACCGTATCTGCACCGGTGCCGACCATTAAGCCGAGGCCCCGCCCACCGGTGACTGTCGGCGTCACTGAAAAGATTAAAATTGGCTGCGGTAATCTCTATGTTAGCGTAAACGCCGATGAAACCAGTATCTGTGAAGTGTTTACCAATACGGGAAGAGCCGGCGGCTGTTCCTCCCAATCCGAAGCAACCTCACGTCTAATCTCAATTGCGATGCGTTCGGGCATCTCTGTTGATGCTATCATTGAGCAGATTCGTGGAATTCGCTGCCCCGCCTGTATCCGAAGAGAAGGTGTCAACGTCACCTCGTGCCCTGATGCAATTTCGCGGGTAATCAAAAAGTATAAGGATATCGGCGTAAACGGTAATTCTGCAATTATCAACCGCAATAAAACGGAAGAACCTATTCTTTCGGATGATTTGAAAAAAACTGAAAAAGCTGTCATTAAAAAAGCTCAGGCCACCGTCGCGATCGACAATGCCTGCCCTGAATGCGGAATGCCCGTAAATCACGAAAGCGGCTGCATGGTCTGTATTCACTGCGGATATTCCAAATGCGGGTAA
- a CDS encoding zinc-ribbon domain containing protein, translated as MYNDKTLSCKDCGREFTFSASEQEFYAEKGFTNEPGRCPECRSARKAQSRNGGYSRPQREMFPAVCSACGKETTVPFQPTGDKPVYCRDCYQPRSRNNW; from the coding sequence ATGTATAATGACAAAACACTAAGTTGTAAAGACTGTGGCCGTGAATTCACTTTTTCTGCATCCGAGCAGGAATTCTACGCTGAAAAAGGATTTACGAACGAACCAGGCCGCTGCCCCGAATGCCGTTCAGCAAGAAAAGCGCAGAGCAGAAATGGTGGCTATTCACGCCCTCAACGTGAAATGTTTCCTGCTGTTTGTTCCGCTTGTGGCAAAGAAACCACAGTACCTTTCCAACCTACTGGTGACAAACCTGTTTATTGCCGGGATTGCTACCAACCCCGCTCCAGAAACAACTGGTAA
- a CDS encoding DUF1294 domain-containing protein, whose amino-acid sequence MECIWLIWGYIILVNIYGFTVIGWDKYKAKRGGRRVPERHFFLTGLIFGAPGIYLAMRFFRHKTQHKAFVYGIPVLIILNISVIAYFLQKC is encoded by the coding sequence GTGGAGTGTATCTGGCTTATATGGGGATATATTATCCTGGTAAATATTTATGGTTTTACCGTTATAGGGTGGGATAAATATAAGGCCAAACGGGGAGGTCGACGGGTTCCTGAACGCCATTTCTTTCTTACAGGACTGATATTCGGTGCTCCCGGGATCTATCTGGCCATGCGTTTCTTTAGGCATAAAACTCAGCATAAGGCCTTTGTATACGGCATCCCTGTCCTGATCATATTGAATATATCTGTTATAGCTTACTTTCTGCAAAAATGTTAG
- a CDS encoding HD domain-containing phosphohydrolase, translating into MKINTDSISRARILIVDDNSVNILLLEKLLKMSGYSNIMSTTDSRETLSLYREHYPDLILMDLRMPYLDGFEVMEQLNAVKEDDFLPIIAITAYNDQEHRLKALTLGAKDFIGKPFDYAEVLMRIKNILEIRLLNNEIKQNNRRLVNKVQERTKELEDLQVELIHRLARAAEFRDSETGNHIVRMSKYTYELGKAYGLPEKDCELMFHASTLHDIGKIGIPDEVLLTPGKLTPDDWEKMKTHTVKGAQILAGSSAEMIKLAEQIALYHHEKWDGSGYPNGLQGEGIPLVGRITAICDVFDALISERPYKKAWEIDEASEEIEKGRGTHFDPSLVDHFMKIMPVIREITEIYK; encoded by the coding sequence ATGAAGATAAATACTGATAGTATTTCAAGGGCCAGAATACTGATTGTCGACGATAATTCCGTAAATATTTTGTTACTTGAAAAACTGTTAAAGATGTCGGGATACAGCAATATCATGTCCACCACTGATTCCAGGGAAACCCTATCCTTATATCGGGAGCATTATCCCGATCTGATTTTAATGGATTTAAGGATGCCTTATCTTGACGGATTTGAGGTCATGGAGCAGTTAAATGCAGTCAAAGAGGATGACTTCCTTCCCATTATTGCAATTACAGCCTACAACGATCAGGAACACAGACTGAAGGCATTGACGCTTGGCGCCAAAGATTTTATTGGCAAGCCTTTCGATTATGCTGAAGTTCTGATGCGAATCAAAAATATACTGGAAATACGTTTACTGAACAACGAAATCAAACAGAACAATCGCAGACTAGTCAATAAAGTCCAAGAGAGAACAAAAGAACTGGAAGATCTGCAGGTCGAACTGATCCACAGGCTGGCGAGAGCCGCAGAATTCCGGGACAGCGAGACAGGAAATCACATTGTGCGAATGAGCAAATACACGTATGAACTTGGCAAAGCCTATGGACTGCCGGAAAAAGACTGTGAACTAATGTTTCATGCCAGTACGCTGCATGATATCGGGAAAATTGGCATTCCCGACGAAGTACTGCTGACACCAGGTAAACTCACGCCTGATGATTGGGAAAAAATGAAGACCCATACCGTTAAAGGGGCTCAAATCCTAGCCGGCAGTTCAGCGGAAATGATTAAGCTTGCTGAGCAGATTGCGCTGTATCATCATGAAAAATGGGATGGAAGCGGTTATCCAAACGGACTTCAGGGAGAAGGAATTCCGCTGGTGGGACGGATTACCGCCATTTGCGATGTGTTTGATGCTTTGATTTCGGAGCGTCCTTACAAAAAGGCGTGGGAAATCGATGAAGCTTCAGAGGAGATAGAAAAAGGTAGAGGCACGCACTTCGATCCTTCCCTTGTCGATCATTTTATGAAAATCATGCCGGTAATCAGGGAAATTACTGAGATCTATAAATAA
- a CDS encoding HAMP domain-containing sensor histidine kinase, whose protein sequence is MKSKESKRKLSLFRWILRTYVREALIPLTITGLVFIAIFVLTHFWLQKEVSGMLTAGQEKNLYAGLNGLNDQLYRIGRFIIVGLLIFDGIFIIMIYVKAHQINKAISEPLAGIKQMVLDIGTGQYHQEQPEFFIEELQDTAVSVVQLGKRLHYLDSNLSVYQSELRNKEKNLQALVKSIDDAIFEVDEFGIVQNVWANDQHVLVRPVAEIIGSSFCSVMDEETAKINITLISRAIQSKEPEVFEYFLNTPQGIRWYQARVALIDNDKHSVSISVRNITDRKALENSLISAMKEAERASLAKSEFLSSISHEFKTPLNAIMGFAQILEIDTEAPLNEFQKQSVKEIYKAGSHLLDLINGVLDLVKIETGKFDVVIKPVEVKPIVEASINLIKPLADLKAIAITAAYSPYENYCVAADQVRLKQVLLNIFSNAIKYSYDNGIIGFSCQEFDGWLRFSIIDSGLGIPLEEQGKIFDPFFRASNINHLIEGTGIGLPVARELIELMGGNLGFDSQEGKGSHFWFELPLVHANSAERMTKWITY, encoded by the coding sequence ATGAAGTCAAAAGAGTCAAAAAGAAAGCTATCGCTTTTCCGGTGGATATTACGTACTTACGTCCGCGAAGCACTCATTCCATTGACGATCACAGGGTTGGTGTTTATTGCTATTTTTGTTCTTACACACTTTTGGCTGCAAAAAGAAGTATCAGGTATGCTGACAGCCGGTCAGGAAAAAAATCTCTATGCTGGACTGAATGGCTTAAACGATCAATTGTACCGTATTGGCCGTTTTATCATTGTAGGTCTTCTTATTTTTGATGGGATATTTATCATTATGATATACGTGAAAGCCCATCAAATAAACAAGGCAATCTCGGAGCCTCTGGCCGGGATTAAGCAGATGGTCCTTGATATTGGCACAGGACAGTACCACCAGGAACAACCAGAATTCTTCATTGAAGAGCTGCAGGATACGGCAGTCTCAGTCGTACAATTGGGTAAAAGGCTGCATTATCTTGATTCGAATCTATCGGTTTACCAGTCTGAACTCAGAAATAAGGAAAAAAATCTGCAGGCCCTGGTTAAATCTATTGATGATGCGATTTTTGAAGTTGATGAATTCGGCATTGTTCAAAATGTTTGGGCCAATGATCAGCATGTTTTGGTCAGACCGGTCGCTGAAATCATTGGTTCTTCCTTTTGTTCCGTTATGGATGAGGAGACCGCAAAGATTAACATAACCTTGATCAGCCGTGCTATTCAAAGCAAGGAGCCGGAGGTATTTGAGTATTTTCTGAACACTCCACAAGGGATCCGCTGGTATCAGGCACGGGTAGCCCTTATTGATAATGACAAGCATAGCGTTTCCATCTCTGTAAGGAATATTACCGATAGGAAGGCCCTGGAAAATTCGCTTATTTCAGCTATGAAGGAGGCTGAACGGGCAAGCCTGGCCAAATCGGAATTCCTCTCAAGTATAAGTCACGAATTTAAAACACCTCTGAATGCGATTATGGGCTTTGCTCAAATTCTGGAGATTGATACGGAGGCTCCTTTAAACGAATTCCAGAAGCAGAGTGTCAAAGAAATATATAAAGCGGGGAGCCATTTGCTTGACCTGATTAATGGGGTTCTTGATCTTGTGAAGATTGAGACAGGCAAATTTGATGTCGTAATTAAACCGGTAGAAGTCAAACCCATCGTAGAAGCTTCGATTAATTTAATCAAGCCTCTTGCTGATCTGAAAGCAATTGCGATCACGGCAGCGTATTCTCCATATGAAAATTATTGTGTTGCGGCAGATCAGGTTCGTTTAAAACAAGTGCTGCTGAATATTTTTTCAAATGCGATTAAATATAGTTATGATAATGGAATCATTGGATTTAGCTGTCAGGAGTTTGATGGGTGGCTGCGGTTCAGCATCATCGATAGTGGCTTAGGCATTCCGTTGGAAGAACAGGGTAAAATATTTGATCCTTTTTTCAGGGCATCAAATATCAACCATTTAATCGAAGGCACCGGGATTGGGTTGCCTGTTGCCAGAGAATTGATTGAACTGATGGGCGGAAATCTTGGATTTGACAGTCAAGAGGGAAAGGGAAGCCATTTCTGGTTTGAACTTCCGTTGGTTCACGCCAATTCGGCAGAAAGGATGACAAAATGGATAACATATTAG
- a CDS encoding hotdog fold thioesterase → MDNILEEMRKDIFAKYVGIEILKAEAGAAEARLKIDEHHLNSLGIVQGGAIFTLADSALAAASNSREGTAIAVNVSITYCQAAGLGILTARAKEVSLNRKIATYLVEVTDEKDNLIAMFQGTVYRKQ, encoded by the coding sequence ATGGATAACATATTAGAGGAAATGCGTAAGGATATTTTTGCAAAATATGTAGGAATAGAAATACTCAAAGCCGAAGCCGGAGCGGCTGAGGCCAGGTTAAAGATAGACGAGCACCATTTGAATTCGCTTGGGATTGTTCAGGGAGGAGCCATTTTTACGCTGGCGGATTCGGCACTCGCTGCAGCGTCGAATTCCCGGGAGGGTACGGCAATTGCCGTAAATGTCAGTATTACCTATTGTCAAGCTGCCGGTCTGGGAATACTCACCGCCAGGGCCAAAGAAGTGTCCCTAAACCGAAAAATAGCGACCTATCTGGTTGAAGTCACAGATGAGAAAGATAATCTCATCGCCATGTTTCAGGGAACGGTTTACAGGAAACAATAA
- a CDS encoding DUF1540 domain-containing protein, which yields MGSIKCTVTECHYNKDVMCDAPMIQVNHSGVRYSQGSEETQCDTFKPQK from the coding sequence ATGGGTTCAATTAAATGTACAGTTACCGAGTGTCATTACAATAAAGATGTCATGTGCGATGCACCGATGATTCAGGTGAATCACAGCGGGGTCAGGTATTCCCAAGGCTCGGAAGAAACACAGTGTGATACCTTCAAACCTCAGAAGTAA
- a CDS encoding LysM peptidoglycan-binding domain-containing protein produces the protein MTCPKGTISYQIKPGDTFYSLARKFNTTAEAIASVNTGVNPNNLKPGVLICIPIRRSVVSCPPANRYVIKAGDTFSKLADKYHLSTASLISLNPGVDPTNLRIGQMICLPVRRRRRSH, from the coding sequence ATGACCTGTCCGAAAGGAACAATCTCATATCAGATCAAGCCGGGTGATACTTTTTATAGCCTTGCCCGCAAATTCAATACAACTGCAGAGGCAATTGCATCGGTGAACACAGGAGTAAACCCGAATAACCTGAAACCGGGGGTCTTGATCTGCATTCCAATCAGGAGGAGCGTTGTTTCATGTCCACCAGCGAACCGTTATGTTATCAAAGCAGGTGATACCTTTTCCAAATTGGCTGATAAATACCACCTTTCAACAGCTTCGCTTATCTCACTGAACCCCGGAGTCGATCCCACGAACCTGCGAATTGGCCAGATGATCTGTCTTCCTGTCAGGAGACGGAGAAGATCCCACTAA